In the genome of Euleptes europaea isolate rEulEur1 chromosome 7, rEulEur1.hap1, whole genome shotgun sequence, one region contains:
- the MRPL24 gene encoding 39S ribosomal protein L24, mitochondrial, translating to MRLSAVLRAAQEVQLSRHYRHGMNRPGSVADKARNPPGLRRKKVFVEPLADAHWKVFQGDTVQVLSGKDAGKQGLVAQVIRQRNWVVLEGLNVHYRYVGKSPIYPGTYVASEAPLMVNDVTLIDPTDRKPTEVEWRYTEEGERVRVSLRTGRIIPQPIVPREDGIVPEQWKDGPKDTSVEDALERTYTPSLKTFQEEIMELQGIVETRQFRKSYWY from the exons ATGCGGCTGTCCGCCGTGCTGCGGGCGGCGCAGGAGGTGCAGCTGTCGCGCCACTACCGCCACGGCATGAACCGGCCCGGCTCGGTGGCCGACAAGGCCAGGAACCCCCCGGGCCTCCGCCGCAAGAAGGTCTTCGTGGAGCCCCTCGCCGACGCCCACTGGAAGGTCTTCCAGGGAGACACG gtGCAGGTCTTGAGCGGGAAGGACGCCGGCAAGCAGGGGCTGGTGGCCCAGGTCATCCGCCAGCGCAACTGGGTCGTGCTGGAGGGCCTCAACGTG CATTACCGGTACGTGGGGAAATCCCCCATCTATCCCGGGACCTACGTTGCCAGCGAAGCCCCGCTAATGGTGAACGATGTGACCCTGATTGATCCCACCGACAG gaagcCTACAGAGGTGGAATGGCGGTACACGGAAGAGGGCGAGCGGGTCCGCGTCTCTCTGAGAACGGGCAGGATCATCCCTCAGCCCATCGTGCCCAGGGAGGATGGCATTGTGCCAGAGCAGTGGAAAG ACGGCCCCAAGGACACGTCTGTGGAGGATGCCCTAGAGAGGACCTATACCCCTTCCTTGAAGACGTTCCAAGAGGAAATCATGGAGTTGCAGGGGATTGTTGAGACCCGCCAGTTCCGGAAATCCTATTGGTACTGA
- the METTL25B gene encoding methyltransferase-like protein 25B, whose protein sequence is MRGFSLEEQKSWAAAIGRLLSRYRFLLDAQVIEFFTDDLWGSLPLSWQGALAELSPPQLATLLLEGSASPEASYGSVWPLSLLAFKAAAHALAFPRRPRGEAGTLVDGKPEEFRGNQCHSSKLHPLFRKHVKPKKQHEIRQLAQLVKKLSDLTGCRRVVDVGSGQGHLSRFLAFGLHLSVTAVEEDPLLVGRAVKFDQELVQALKKERAKRMRTAGDLSLQGPRHVVGRVDPRAPWQEFLRLLQHRKGEEGPPVADGLFAAGRTPKTSPGIHGGTGEEGCRKTAAESRRSEREGCRAGREASVSGQEGPSGEGLWLLCPDSPPPLEAPVLLTGLHACGDLSVALLRHFVRCPHVVGITSVACCYMKLSVLDAAAPAGPSLSAGHAEHGYPLSAWVSGLPGLRLSYKAREGACHAIEGYLPRLVGESATLRTHCLRAMLETVIRAADPAKKRLGVQTINKSHMLTPKEYIRLGLERVGLDPHVALDQAALEAMLGQQQKVVAFFSLALLLAPVVETLILLDRMIYLQEQGFQCELIPLFNPTFSPRNLVLVAAKTDLSSALAAWGAENKKAQTENRNAVLEGGERADSGWGV, encoded by the exons ATGCGAGGCTTCTCGCTGGAGGAACAGAAGAGCTGGGCCGCCGCCATCGGCCGCCTCCTCTCCCGGTACCGCTTCCTGCTGGACGCCCAGGTGATC GAGTTCTTCACGGACGACTTGTGGGGCAGCCTGCCGCTCTCCTGGCAGGGGGCCCTGGCTGAGCTCTCGCCCCCGCAGCTGGCCACGCTTCTTCTGGAAGGCAGTGCTTCCCCGGAGGCCAG CTATGGCTCCGTGTGGCCCCTCTCCCTCCTGGCCTTCAAAGCGGCTGCCCATGCCTTGGCGTTTCCCCGAAGACCCAGGGGTGAGGCGGGCACGTTGGTTGACGGGAAGCCGGAAGAATTCCGGGGAAACCAGTGCCACAGCTCGAAACTGCACCCCCTTTTCCGGAAGCACGTGAAGCCGAAAAAGCAGCACGAAATCCGGCAGCTGGCACAG CTTGTGAAGAAGCTCAGCGACCTCACTGGGTGCCGCCGTGTGGTGGATGTCGGCTCTGGCCAG GGCCACCTTTCTCGTTTCCTGGCGTTCGGCCTCCATCTGTCAGTCACTGCAGTGGAGGAAGATCCCCTCTTGGTGGGCCGGGCAGTCAAGTTTGACCAAGAGCTGGTCCAGGCCCTGAAGAAAGAACGAGCCAAAAGGATGCGG ACTGCAGGTGACCTCTCTCTCCAGGGGCCAAGACACGTGGTGGGCCGGGTTGACCCCAGGGCCCCGTGGCAGGAGTTCTTGCGCTTGCTACAGCACAGGAAAGGCGAGGAAGGCCCTCCTGTGGCAGACGGCCTCTTTGCAGCGGGCAGAACCCCCAAGACCAGCCCTGGTATCCACGGGGGAACGGGAGAGGAGGGCTGCCGAAAGACCGCGGCCGAGAGCCGGAGGAGCGAGCGGGAAGGCTGCAGGGCAGGTAGGGAAGCCTCAGTCTCCGGGCAAGAAGGGCCCTCGGGCGAGGGGCTCTGGCTGCTCTGCCctgacagcccccctcccctggaagccCCTGTGCTGCTGACCGGCCTCCACGCCTGCGGCGACCTCAGTGTGGCCCTCCTGCGGCACTTTGTTCGCTGCCCCCATGTGGTGGGCATCACCTCAGTGGCCTGCTGCTACATGAAGCTGAGTGTGCTGGATGCAGCTGCGCCAGCAGGCCCTTCCCTCTCTGCCGGCCACGCGGAGCACGGCTACCCGCTCAGCGCCTGGGTGTCTGGGCTCCCTGGCCTCCGGCTCTCCTACAAGGCCCGCGAAGGGGCCTGCCACGCCATCGAGGGCTACCTGCCGAGGCTTGTGGGCGAGAGCGCCACCTTGAGGACACACTGCCTCCGTGCCATGCTGGAGACGGTGATTCGGGCGGCCGACCCTGCCAAGAAACGGCTCGGGGTGCAGACCATCAACAAGTCCCACATGCTGACCCCCAAAGA atACATCCGACTTGGGCTGGAGCGAGTGGGGCTGGACCCACACGTGGCCCTGGACCAGGCAGCCTTGGAGGCCATGCTGGGCCAGCAGCAGAAGGTGGTCGCCTTCTTCAGCCTGGCCTTGCTGCTGGCGCCCGTGGTGGAGACCCTCATCCTGCTGGACCGGATGATCTACCTGCAGGAGCAAG GCTTCCAGTGTGAGCTGATCCCTCTGTTCAACCCTACCTTCTCCCCCCGAAATCTTGTGCTGGTGGCAGCAAAGACGGACCTGAGCTCTGCTCTCGCTGCCTGGGGGGCCGAGAACAAGAAGGCCCAAACTGAGAACAGGAACGCAGTCCTGGAAGGGGGCGAGAGAGCAGATTCCGGCTGGGGTGTCTGA
- the ISG20L2 gene encoding interferon-stimulated 20 kDa exonuclease-like 2, translating to MSDIILNLDTALHECPKRGSEGSKKHQRFVRRRRFLEKKGFLKQKQLPPESALPKRDASHRGRGVDRERGKKRQKTDSQGGQGGEGKEGDFVRGPKMLPKENATRSSKTPGPRPCSQPGVLAAPSKTGSGSAKPSGTTNNCSTGGLSQAHLWSEYESGLSAAAMVLPSKMVAIDCEMVGTGPGGRNSDLARCSIVGYYGDVMYDKYIRPVDPITNYRTRWSGIRRHHMMNAVPFKAAQKEILKILSGKIVIGHAIHNDFKALKYFHPKSATRDTSKIPLLNRTAGFPENESASLKRLTKQILHRDIQVGRHGHSSVEDARATMELYKVVEADWESYLASCPAQD from the exons ATGTCAGATATCATTCTGAATCTGGACACAGCCCTTCACGAGTGTCCAAAGAGGGGCTCTGAAGGCAGCAAGAAGCACCAGCGCTTCGTCAGACGACGACGCTTCTTGGAGAAAAAGGGCTTCTTGAAACAGAAGCAGCTGCCGCCAGAATCTGCCCTGCCCAAACGCGATGCTTCTCACAGGGGCAGAGGGGTGGACcgggagaggggaaagaagagaCAGAAGACTGACAGTCAGGGTGGccaaggaggggaaggaaaggagggtgACTTTGTGCGCGGGCCCAAAATGCTGCCCAAGGAAAATGCCACTCGCAGCAGCAAGACTCCAGGGCCTCGTCCCTGCAGCCAGCCTGGGGTCCTGGCAGCACCCAGCAAAACAGGAAGCGGCTCAGCAAAGCCCAGCGGaaccacaaacaactgcagcacagGTGGCCTCAGCCAAGCCCACCTGTGGAGCGAGTACGAGAGTGGCCTCTCCGCTGCAGCAATGGTCCTGCCCAGCAAAATGGTGGCCATTGACTGCGAGATGGTGGGCACCGGGCCCGGGGGGCGGAACAGCGACCTGGCCAGGTGCAGCATCGTGGGCTATTACGGCGACGTGATGTACGACAAGTACATCCGGCCAGTCGATCCCATTACCAATTACCGGACACGGTGGAGTGGAATCCGGAGGCATCACATGATGAACGCTGTCCCATTCAAGGCAGCCCAGAAAGAG ATCCTGAAGATCCTGTCTGGGAAGATCGTCATTGGTCACGCAATCCACAATGACTTCAAGGCCCTCAAATACTTCCACCCCAAATCAGCCACCAGGGACACTTCGAAAATCCCCCTCCTCAACCGCACAGCCGGCTTCCCGGAGAATGAATCAGCCTCACTGAAGCGCCTCACCAAGCAGATCCTCCACAGAGACATCCAG GTTGGCCGGCACGGCCATTCTTCGGTTGAGGATGCCCGGGCCACCATGGAGCTGTACAAGGTGGTCGAAGCCGACTGGGAGAGCTACTTGGCCTCGTGTCCGGCGCAGGACTGA